One region of Mucilaginibacter sp. 14171R-50 genomic DNA includes:
- a CDS encoding DUF2157 domain-containing protein gives MAKLNIDRQESEFLNDTITHWEKHRLIDATQAGKLRDSYEIKGFDWMRLAKYSIWVALFCGAIAIGSLIVDDAVINWIKQLYDTPDIVIAILSGAMAAGLFYIGRRREKLYPEKIFSNEAVIFTGVLFTACCIAYLGKTFDNRSGHYSLLFLVSVFVYGFLARRMSSRLIWLFALVSLGSWFGTETGYQTNWAMYFLGMNYPLRFVLFGLLLVGACYLMKGRKWFAYFWELTYVVGMLYLFMSLWLLSIFGNYGSLDVWWQIKQISLFYWGIIAVVVAGVFMLYGLKYKDVVAREFGITFLIIFLYTKYFEYFWENTNKTLFFSILALSFWLVGRKAEKIWNINVKTS, from the coding sequence ATGGCTAAATTAAACATCGACAGGCAGGAAAGTGAGTTTTTGAACGATACCATTACGCATTGGGAAAAGCACCGGCTGATAGATGCCACTCAGGCCGGCAAACTTCGCGATTCATACGAAATAAAGGGGTTTGATTGGATGCGCCTGGCCAAATACAGCATTTGGGTGGCGCTTTTCTGCGGGGCTATAGCCATTGGCTCCCTAATTGTTGATGATGCAGTTATCAATTGGATAAAGCAGCTTTACGATACGCCCGATATTGTTATCGCTATCCTTTCGGGCGCTATGGCCGCCGGCTTGTTCTACATAGGCCGCCGGCGCGAAAAACTTTACCCCGAAAAAATATTCAGTAACGAAGCGGTAATATTTACCGGTGTGCTGTTTACGGCATGTTGCATAGCTTATTTAGGCAAAACGTTCGATAACCGGTCGGGGCACTACTCGCTTTTGTTTCTGGTATCGGTGTTTGTGTACGGCTTTTTAGCGCGCCGTATGTCGTCAAGGCTGATATGGCTATTTGCACTGGTATCGCTGGGTAGCTGGTTCGGCACCGAAACGGGTTACCAAACCAACTGGGCTATGTACTTTTTAGGGATGAATTACCCGCTGCGTTTTGTGCTGTTTGGGCTGTTGCTGGTAGGGGCCTGCTACTTAATGAAGGGTAGAAAGTGGTTTGCCTACTTTTGGGAGCTTACCTACGTAGTGGGGATGCTGTACCTTTTCATGTCGCTTTGGTTGCTCAGCATATTTGGCAATTACGGCAGCCTTGATGTTTGGTGGCAGATCAAGCAGATCAGTTTGTTCTATTGGGGCATTATAGCGGTGGTAGTGGCAGGGGTGTTCATGCTATATGGGTTAAAATATAAGGACGTAGTAGCCCGCGAATTTGGCATCACCTTCCTGATCATATTCCTCTACACAAAATACTTCGAATATTTTTGGGAAAACACCAATAAAACTTTGTTTTTTTCAATACTCGCGCTGTCGTTCTGGCTTGTTGGACGGAAGGCAGAAAAGATATGGAACATTAATGTCAAAACCTCTTAG
- the truB gene encoding tRNA pseudouridine(55) synthase TruB translates to MFNSIQQFADGQLLLINKPYKWTSFDVVGKLRNAFKPLKLKVGHAGTLDPLATGLLIVCTGKMTKQIDTFQAEEKEYTGTMVLGSTTPTYDLESEPERRFEISHLTEEQIKAACAQFIGDIQQYPPAHSAIKVDGERLYEKARRGEEVELKLRNVTITEFGITRIELPEVDFRVVCSKGTYIRSLVNDFGAALNNGAYLSRLRRTRSGNYRIEDAHEILALVNTIRELKAAEFPDNG, encoded by the coding sequence ATGTTCAATTCCATACAACAATTTGCCGACGGGCAGCTCCTTCTTATCAACAAACCCTACAAGTGGACCAGCTTTGATGTGGTGGGCAAGCTGCGCAACGCCTTTAAGCCGTTAAAGCTAAAGGTGGGCCATGCCGGCACGCTCGATCCGTTAGCTACCGGCCTGCTCATTGTTTGCACCGGTAAAATGACCAAGCAGATAGATACCTTCCAGGCCGAAGAAAAGGAATACACAGGTACCATGGTGCTCGGATCGACCACCCCAACGTACGATTTGGAAAGCGAACCGGAGCGACGATTTGAAATAAGCCATCTTACTGAAGAACAAATAAAGGCCGCCTGCGCGCAGTTTATTGGCGATATACAACAATATCCGCCGGCGCACTCGGCCATAAAAGTTGATGGCGAACGCCTGTACGAAAAAGCCCGCCGCGGCGAAGAAGTGGAACTGAAGCTGCGCAATGTTACCATAACCGAATTTGGGATAACCCGCATAGAATTGCCCGAGGTTGATTTCAGAGTGGTTTGCAGCAAAGGCACTTACATCCGCTCGCTGGTGAACGATTTTGGCGCGGCGTTGAATAACGGGGCATACCTATCGCGTTTAAGGCGTACCCGCAGCGGTAATTACCGTATTGAGGATGCGCATGAGATACTAGCGTTAGTAAACACTATCAGAGAATTAAAAGCGGCCGAATTCCCGGATAATGGTTGA
- the crtD gene encoding 1-hydroxycarotenoid 3,4-desaturase CrtD translates to MSQKKAVIIGAGIAGIATAIRLAVKGYKVEVFEANGYPGGKLSEIEQDGYRFDAGPSLFTMPQYVDKLFKLAGKNPADYFTYQKLDVVCKYFYEDGTRISAFADTRQFAGEIENKTGEPAASVIKHLANSADIYSITNHVFLERSLHRLQTYLRIDTLRSILRFPKIDPFRTMHKANKAGFKDKRVVQLFDRYATYNGSNPYMAPATLNVIPHLEQHFGAYFPEGGMYSITQNLVKLAEELGVKFNYNSRVDDIVVINGKAKGIRSNGQNIMADMVISNMDVWFTYTRLLSKYPQLHPKKILNQERSSSALIFYWGIKKQFASLDLHNIFFSADYKAEFDHIWKRQDIFHDPTVYVNISSKLKPDDAPPGCENWFVMINVPANNGQDWDKLIAGARGRITAKISRLLGEDITSLIVNESILDPRSIEGRTSSYKGSIYGTSSNNQFAAFLRHANQSSKVKGLYFCGGSVHPGGGIPLCLLSAKIVSEMIGN, encoded by the coding sequence ATGTCTCAAAAAAAGGCGGTAATTATTGGTGCCGGTATAGCGGGTATAGCCACCGCTATCCGTTTGGCGGTTAAAGGCTATAAGGTTGAGGTTTTTGAGGCTAACGGTTACCCGGGTGGAAAGTTATCAGAAATTGAGCAGGACGGTTACCGTTTTGATGCCGGACCAAGCCTTTTTACCATGCCGCAATATGTGGATAAGCTATTTAAACTTGCCGGTAAAAATCCCGCCGACTACTTTACTTACCAAAAGTTGGATGTGGTATGCAAATACTTTTATGAAGATGGTACACGCATCAGCGCTTTTGCCGATACCAGGCAATTCGCCGGCGAGATTGAAAACAAAACCGGCGAACCTGCTGCATCGGTAATAAAACATTTGGCCAACAGCGCCGATATTTACAGCATTACCAATCACGTTTTTTTAGAACGATCGCTACACAGGCTACAAACCTATTTGAGGATTGATACGCTGCGATCTATCCTCCGCTTCCCGAAGATTGACCCGTTCCGTACGATGCACAAGGCCAATAAAGCAGGTTTTAAGGATAAACGTGTTGTACAGCTATTTGACAGGTATGCCACCTACAACGGTTCTAACCCCTATATGGCGCCTGCAACCCTGAATGTGATACCCCATCTGGAACAACACTTTGGCGCATATTTCCCCGAGGGTGGCATGTACAGCATTACGCAAAACCTGGTAAAACTTGCAGAAGAATTGGGTGTGAAATTTAATTATAACTCCAGGGTGGACGATATCGTGGTTATCAACGGAAAAGCGAAAGGTATACGCTCAAATGGTCAGAATATTATGGCGGATATGGTGATATCCAACATGGATGTTTGGTTTACTTATACCCGTTTGCTTAGCAAATACCCTCAATTACATCCCAAAAAAATACTGAACCAGGAGCGCAGCAGCTCGGCATTGATATTTTATTGGGGGATAAAAAAGCAGTTTGCCAGTCTTGATCTGCACAACATCTTTTTCAGTGCTGATTATAAAGCCGAATTTGACCATATCTGGAAGCGTCAGGACATTTTTCACGATCCGACCGTTTACGTTAACATCAGTTCGAAATTAAAGCCTGACGATGCTCCCCCCGGTTGCGAAAACTGGTTTGTAATGATCAATGTGCCTGCAAATAACGGGCAGGATTGGGATAAACTGATAGCGGGCGCACGCGGGCGCATTACGGCCAAAATTTCGCGTTTATTAGGGGAGGATATTACATCGCTTATAGTTAACGAAAGTATTCTTGATCCCCGCAGCATCGAAGGTAGAACATCATCTTACAAGGGGTCTATATATGGAACAAGCTCCAACAACCAATTTGCGGCATTTTTGAGGCATGCCAATCAGTCGTCGAAAGTTAAAGGGCTATATTTTTGCGGCGGAAGCGTACATCCCGGCGGCGGGATACCGCTTTGTTTGCTATCGGCGAAGATAGTGAGTGAGATGATTGGTAATTAA
- a CDS encoding bifunctional riboflavin kinase/FAD synthetase, protein MKIYHHIDEFKPVKNAVVTIGTFDGVHIGHRKIISRIKELAAATDGETVILTFFPHPRMILHPEDESLKLINTINEKAGLLDQLGVDHLIITPFSRDFSNQSAEGYIRDVLVNKIGTKTIVIGYDHRFGKDRQGGLGDLLELAPVYGFEVVEIPEQDINDVAISSTRIRTALLANDIRIANECLGYLFFITGKVIRGDQLGRELGYPTANLLIEESYKLIPADGIFAVKVIVAGKEYTGMAYIGHRPTVNGMARNIEVNIFDFNAEIYNQQVRMEFLHFIRGDIKFASLEELVVQLGKDKEDVQALLIIDRPQFNT, encoded by the coding sequence ATGAAGATATACCATCATATTGATGAATTTAAGCCTGTTAAAAATGCCGTTGTCACTATCGGCACTTTTGATGGAGTGCATATTGGGCACCGTAAGATCATATCGCGCATAAAAGAATTGGCTGCAGCCACGGATGGTGAAACGGTTATCCTTACTTTCTTCCCGCATCCGCGCATGATCTTGCATCCCGAGGATGAAAGCCTTAAACTCATTAACACTATAAATGAGAAGGCCGGACTGCTTGACCAATTGGGCGTCGACCATTTAATTATTACGCCGTTCTCAAGGGATTTCTCCAACCAAAGTGCCGAGGGCTATATCCGCGATGTGCTGGTAAATAAAATTGGCACTAAAACCATTGTTATTGGATACGATCACCGTTTTGGTAAAGACCGGCAGGGCGGCCTGGGCGATTTGCTTGAACTGGCGCCGGTTTACGGTTTTGAAGTGGTGGAGATACCCGAGCAGGATATAAACGATGTAGCCATAAGTTCTACCCGTATACGTACCGCACTGCTTGCAAACGATATCCGTATTGCAAATGAGTGCCTGGGATATCTTTTTTTTATCACCGGCAAGGTTATCCGCGGCGACCAGTTAGGCCGCGAACTGGGTTACCCCACCGCTAATCTGCTTATCGAAGAAAGTTATAAGCTGATACCTGCCGACGGCATCTTCGCTGTTAAAGTAATAGTAGCGGGTAAAGAATATACCGGCATGGCCTACATAGGCCACCGCCCAACCGTAAATGGCATGGCGCGCAATATTGAAGTTAATATCTTCGATTTTAATGCCGAGATATACAACCAGCAGGTGCGCATGGAATTTTTGCACTTTATACGCGGCGATATCAAGTTCGCATCACTGGAAGAACTGGTTGTACAGTTGGGGAAAGACAAAGAAGATGTGCAGGCCCTGCTGATTATCGATCGCCCTCAGTTCAACACATAG
- the hemH gene encoding ferrochelatase, with protein sequence MAKKGVLLVNLGTPDSPSTADVRKYLNEFLMDPRVIDVNPVLRTFLVKTVIVPFRAPKSAKLYQAIWDEQTGSPLLHYSLQQQKLLQQHLGDGYLVELAMRYQSPSIESALQRLKDALVSEIQVIPLFPQYASASTGSVHEKIMSLVKEWQTIPDISFINSFHNNDLMIETFADNAQKYQPETYDHILFSFHGLPQRQLKKCDHTHSYCLQADGCCNTLNDTNKLCYSAQSHDTARLIAAKMNLPQGKYTVCFQSRLGSDPWVQPYTSEVIAQLAKEGKKRLLVFCPAFVADCLETVFEVTHEYGDEFKALGGEHVQLVESLNAEPKWIEALAGMVK encoded by the coding sequence ATGGCAAAAAAAGGAGTTTTACTCGTAAACTTAGGTACACCAGATAGCCCCTCAACGGCGGATGTGCGCAAGTATCTAAACGAATTTTTGATGGATCCCCGGGTTATTGATGTAAACCCTGTACTGCGTACTTTTTTGGTAAAAACCGTTATAGTACCTTTCAGGGCTCCTAAATCTGCCAAACTTTATCAGGCTATTTGGGATGAGCAAACGGGGTCGCCATTGTTGCATTACAGCCTGCAACAGCAAAAGTTGCTGCAACAACACCTGGGCGACGGCTACCTGGTTGAGCTGGCCATGCGCTACCAGAGCCCGTCGATAGAATCGGCTTTACAACGTTTAAAAGATGCGCTTGTAAGCGAGATACAGGTAATACCCCTATTTCCGCAATATGCTTCTGCAAGTACTGGCTCAGTACACGAAAAGATAATGAGCCTGGTTAAAGAATGGCAAACCATCCCGGATATTTCCTTTATCAACTCGTTTCATAATAACGACCTGATGATAGAGACCTTTGCGGATAACGCGCAAAAATATCAACCCGAAACTTACGACCATATCCTGTTCAGCTTTCATGGCCTGCCCCAACGCCAGTTAAAAAAATGTGATCATACGCACAGCTACTGCCTGCAGGCTGATGGCTGCTGCAATACCTTAAATGATACCAACAAATTGTGTTATTCGGCACAATCGCATGATACTGCACGACTGATTGCTGCTAAAATGAACCTGCCACAGGGGAAATACACTGTTTGCTTTCAATCGCGCCTGGGCAGCGACCCATGGGTACAGCCTTATACCAGCGAAGTTATTGCTCAGCTGGCGAAGGAAGGAAAAAAACGACTGCTGGTATTTTGCCCGGCATTTGTGGCCGACTGCCTTGAAACTGTTTTTGAAGTGACCCACGAATATGGCGACGAGTTTAAAGCCCTTGGTGGCGAGCACGTACAACTGGTAGAAAGCCTGAACGCCGAACCGAAGTGGATTGAAGCGCTGGCAGGAATGGTGAAGTAG
- a CDS encoding undecaprenyl-diphosphate phosphatase, whose amino-acid sequence MNILHVIVLAIIEGLTEFLPVSSTGHMIIASSVMGIQSDDFVKLFTIAIQLGAILSVVVLYFKRFFQSINFYYKLVVAFIPAAIFGLLFSKKIDALLESALTVGITLFIGGIILLFVDKWFNKPDIKEEKEISYLTALKIGFFQCLAMIPGTSRSAATIVGGMSQKLSRKAAAEFSFFLAVPTMFAATAKKLYDFIYKDGHVFTGEEIKLLAIGNIIAFLVALLAIKTFITFLERRGFQLFGWYRILVGGVIIILYLSGHNLQVI is encoded by the coding sequence ATGAACATACTACACGTAATTGTCCTGGCGATAATTGAGGGGCTCACGGAGTTTTTGCCGGTATCATCAACCGGGCATATGATCATCGCTTCATCGGTAATGGGCATCCAAAGCGATGATTTCGTAAAGTTATTTACCATTGCCATACAGTTAGGGGCCATACTTTCTGTAGTGGTGCTTTACTTCAAACGCTTTTTTCAATCTATCAATTTTTACTATAAGCTTGTTGTGGCGTTTATACCGGCTGCGATATTTGGCCTGCTATTCAGTAAAAAAATAGATGCTTTGTTAGAGAGTGCCTTAACCGTAGGTATTACCCTATTTATAGGTGGTATCATTCTGCTCTTTGTAGACAAGTGGTTTAACAAGCCGGATATTAAAGAGGAGAAAGAGATAAGCTATTTAACCGCCTTAAAGATCGGTTTTTTCCAGTGCCTGGCCATGATACCCGGTACATCGCGCTCTGCTGCCACTATTGTAGGGGGTATGAGCCAAAAGCTAAGCCGCAAGGCCGCTGCCGAGTTTTCGTTCTTTTTAGCTGTACCTACCATGTTTGCCGCCACCGCCAAAAAATTATACGATTTTATTTATAAGGACGGTCACGTTTTTACCGGCGAAGAAATCAAATTGCTGGCCATTGGCAACATTATAGCATTTTTGGTAGCCCTGCTGGCTATTAAAACATTTATCACCTTTTTAGAGCGCCGCGGTTTTCAGCTTTTTGGCTGGTACCGTATATTAGTAGGCGGAGTGATCATTATCCTTTACCTAAGCGGCCACAATTTACAGGTGATATAA
- a CDS encoding DUF3098 domain-containing protein — MPLQQTKTAASKTQAPVNNTTPGQFIFGKDNYLWLIISIAIVAFGFVLMSGTTDIYSTTKIVIAPIVVLAGFGLGFYAILKKPTAK, encoded by the coding sequence ATGCCACTGCAACAAACAAAAACAGCTGCAAGTAAAACACAGGCCCCGGTAAACAATACCACCCCGGGCCAATTCATTTTCGGTAAAGACAATTACCTATGGCTTATTATCAGCATTGCCATAGTTGCCTTTGGCTTTGTGCTGATGAGCGGCACCACGGATATTTACAGTACAACCAAAATTGTAATAGCGCCAATTGTAGTATTGGCGGGTTTCGGCCTGGGTTTTTACGCCATTTTAAAAAAGCCGACTGCTAAATAA
- a CDS encoding cobalamin-binding protein, producing the protein MSDQKIVSLLPAATEIVCALGLETNLVGRSHECDYPDSIKTLPVCSEANLPDGLSSADIDAKVKEILADALSVYTVKREVIKQLSPDLVITQAQCDVCAVSLPEVEQALENYLGKQAHIISLQPNSLDDIFTDIGTVAKTLSVEATGERLLEDLNERVDIIRHKLKFMENKPTIACIEWLEPLMISGNWIPELVDIAGGTPVLAQAGKHSPYVSWDDIRESDPEIILLMPCGFAIERTMSEINILLEQPGFTDLKAVKNNRIYIVDGNHFFNRPGPRIVDSLEILAEIIHTKQFAFGYEGHGWIKFAL; encoded by the coding sequence ATGTCTGATCAAAAAATAGTTTCGTTATTACCTGCAGCAACCGAGATAGTTTGTGCCCTTGGATTAGAAACCAACCTGGTTGGCCGCTCGCACGAATGCGATTATCCCGATAGTATAAAAACGCTGCCCGTTTGCTCTGAAGCTAACCTTCCTGATGGCTTAAGCAGCGCCGATATCGACGCGAAAGTAAAAGAGATACTGGCCGATGCTTTATCGGTTTATACTGTAAAGCGCGAAGTGATCAAACAGCTTTCGCCCGATTTGGTGATCACCCAGGCGCAGTGTGATGTTTGCGCGGTATCATTGCCAGAGGTGGAACAGGCCCTGGAGAATTACCTGGGCAAGCAGGCGCATATCATCTCCCTGCAACCTAACAGCCTCGACGATATATTTACCGATATAGGTACCGTTGCCAAGACCCTTAGTGTTGAGGCAACAGGCGAGCGCTTACTGGAAGATCTGAACGAACGTGTCGACATTATTCGTCATAAGCTTAAGTTTATGGAGAATAAGCCCACCATTGCATGCATCGAGTGGCTGGAGCCCTTAATGATATCGGGCAACTGGATACCTGAACTGGTTGATATTGCCGGAGGTACACCTGTACTAGCCCAGGCAGGCAAACATTCGCCCTATGTAAGCTGGGATGATATCCGCGAAAGCGACCCTGAAATTATCCTGCTGATGCCATGCGGCTTCGCCATTGAGCGAACCATGAGCGAGATCAATATACTATTGGAACAACCTGGCTTTACCGATCTAAAAGCTGTGAAGAACAACCGGATCTATATAGTTGATGGAAACCACTTTTTTAATCGCCCGGGCCCGCGGATAGTCGACTCACTGGAAATATTGGCGGAGATCATCCATACCAAACAATTCGCGTTTGGCTATGAGGGTCATGGCTGGATAAAGTTCGCACTTTAA
- a CDS encoding LysE family translocator, which translates to MIILTFFIGIIANFIGYVPPGNINLTLVQVAINRGLKQALRFIIAFSCVEFFFTYVVMQGAKWLSEQVRLDTIIDWIMIALFSTLGYITWKNRNNPPKTTYSPHASVKYGILLGFLNPVQIPFWMVTGTYLITHQWIADGWFELIVFSLGSAAGAFLALFLYAKFAGYVQKRFELSTRVIDTAIAILFFAFAAYHICKQVYLVWFK; encoded by the coding sequence ATGATCATCCTCACCTTTTTTATCGGGATAATTGCCAACTTTATTGGCTATGTGCCGCCCGGTAACATCAATCTTACGCTGGTGCAGGTAGCTATAAACAGGGGGTTAAAACAAGCGCTCAGGTTTATTATCGCTTTTTCCTGTGTCGAATTCTTTTTTACCTATGTTGTGATGCAGGGCGCCAAATGGCTTTCGGAACAAGTACGGCTGGATACGATCATAGATTGGATTATGATAGCGCTTTTCAGCACCTTAGGGTACATCACCTGGAAAAATCGCAACAATCCGCCCAAAACCACCTACAGCCCACACGCAAGCGTTAAGTACGGTATACTGCTCGGCTTTTTAAACCCTGTACAAATACCTTTCTGGATGGTCACAGGCACCTACCTTATCACCCACCAATGGATAGCCGACGGCTGGTTCGAGTTAATTGTTTTTAGCCTGGGCTCGGCAGCGGGAGCGTTTTTAGCGCTGTTCCTTTACGCCAAATTTGCGGGTTATGTACAAAAACGCTTTGAACTAAGCACCAGGGTAATTGATACCGCTATAGCCATATTGTTTTTTGCATTTGCAGCTTACCATATTTGTAAGCAGGTTTACCTGGTATGGTTTAAATGA
- a CDS encoding family 20 glycosylhydrolase, translating to MRRFITLIFFVTVNFSAVAVMAGVPDFDVKNLRLSWEVIDNNYHNKQEALTGLTITNTGKQTLPANGWKIYFNSSRNFTADAVSGNAKIQQVNGDLYSITPNDKFREVKPGESTRIDYVCEAIVVNFTDAIEGPYFVWDAEPAKGHLPGDFTVKPYTPNYQGLITPEILYNQNKIIQDIPASQLQKIIPTPLNYTENPGAFIITNAVTLISDLLFAKEKAYFITGIEKLLGSKLKGTSKAKKIIFKKDASLGAEAYTLTVTPDEMTIAASTPAGLFYGIQSFKTSISASPWMKPQANIPVPCMNVKDEPRFPYRAVMLDVARNFQSKQQVLKLINLMAVYKLNTLHLHLTDDEGWRIEIPSLPELTAVGSKRGHTLDSKTFLPASHGSGPDFTNTAGTGFYTRADYIEILKYATERHVTVLPEIETPGHARASIKAMDARYQRLMAAGDKAGAERTLLRDMNDKSTYRSVQYWNDNVIDVALPSTYNYIETVVGDLVNMYKDAGAPLPAIHFGGDEVPAGVWEQSPAYLALKASNPAIQNTGDLWYYFYGRVNDILKKRNITLSGWEEMALRKTAVDGQATYVPNPQFLGEKMQVDVWNNVLGDGQEDLAYKLANGGYKTVLTCVTNLYFDMANYKSFDEPGYYWGAFLGIDKFFSFIPYDYFKNADVDKNGLPINRNLFLGKQRLTDYGKTNIIGLQGALWGETVKSAERMDYMIFPKLTGLAERAWAKDPAWATERDTTKARELYNQDWSKFLNILGKRELPRLAYYNDGYNFRIPKPGVVLQDGKYYSNIQFPGMTIRYTTNGKEPDAGSPVYTGPVNANGIVKFRAFDAKGRGGNVAELQNKESPAL from the coding sequence ATGCGACGTTTTATTACCCTGATATTTTTTGTTACAGTAAATTTTAGTGCTGTGGCAGTTATGGCCGGCGTGCCGGATTTTGATGTAAAAAACCTGCGCCTGAGTTGGGAAGTTATTGATAATAACTATCACAACAAACAAGAAGCACTCACCGGTTTAACCATTACAAATACCGGGAAACAAACTTTACCCGCCAACGGATGGAAGATCTATTTTAACTCATCGCGCAATTTTACCGCTGATGCCGTTAGCGGCAATGCAAAGATACAGCAGGTAAACGGCGACTTATACAGCATCACCCCAAATGATAAATTCAGGGAGGTAAAGCCTGGTGAAAGCACCCGTATCGACTATGTTTGTGAGGCCATTGTAGTGAACTTCACCGATGCCATTGAAGGCCCATATTTTGTATGGGATGCCGAACCCGCCAAAGGCCACCTGCCCGGCGATTTCACTGTTAAACCTTATACCCCAAATTACCAGGGGCTGATAACCCCGGAGATACTCTACAACCAAAACAAAATTATACAAGACATCCCTGCATCGCAGCTGCAAAAAATTATCCCGACGCCCCTTAACTATACCGAAAACCCGGGTGCTTTTATAATTACCAATGCCGTTACCCTGATAAGCGATCTGCTTTTTGCCAAAGAGAAAGCTTACTTTATAACAGGGATAGAGAAACTTTTGGGCAGCAAATTAAAAGGGACGTCTAAGGCTAAGAAGATCATATTTAAAAAGGATGCCAGCCTTGGCGCGGAAGCCTATACGTTAACTGTTACCCCTGATGAAATGACTATAGCGGCATCAACTCCTGCGGGTTTGTTCTATGGTATACAGTCGTTTAAAACATCTATTTCCGCCTCGCCATGGATGAAGCCGCAGGCAAATATCCCTGTGCCCTGCATGAACGTTAAGGATGAGCCCCGCTTCCCCTACCGCGCGGTGATGCTGGATGTTGCCCGTAATTTTCAAAGCAAGCAACAGGTGCTAAAGCTCATAAACCTGATGGCCGTTTACAAGCTAAATACCCTGCACCTGCACCTGACCGACGATGAGGGCTGGCGCATAGAGATACCGTCGTTACCCGAACTAACCGCGGTAGGCTCCAAACGCGGGCATACGCTGGACAGCAAAACCTTCCTGCCTGCCTCGCATGGTTCCGGTCCCGATTTTACCAATACCGCCGGAACCGGGTTTTATACCAGGGCGGATTATATCGAGATATTGAAATATGCTACTGAGCGCCACGTTACCGTATTGCCCGAGATAGAGACCCCGGGCCATGCCCGTGCATCTATCAAAGCCATGGATGCCCGTTACCAACGATTGATGGCGGCTGGCGATAAAGCCGGTGCCGAACGTACCCTGCTGCGCGATATGAACGATAAGTCGACCTACCGTTCGGTGCAATATTGGAATGATAATGTAATAGATGTGGCCCTGCCGTCCACTTATAACTATATTGAAACCGTTGTTGGCGACCTGGTAAATATGTACAAAGACGCCGGTGCGCCGCTGCCCGCCATACATTTTGGCGGAGATGAAGTGCCTGCAGGTGTTTGGGAGCAATCGCCCGCCTACCTGGCCCTAAAGGCCAGCAACCCGGCAATACAAAATACCGGCGACCTGTGGTACTACTTTTATGGCAGGGTAAATGATATTTTAAAGAAACGCAACATCACCCTGTCGGGCTGGGAAGAAATGGCCCTGCGTAAAACCGCTGTTGACGGGCAGGCTACCTATGTGCCCAACCCGCAGTTCTTAGGCGAAAAAATGCAGGTTGATGTTTGGAATAACGTACTGGGCGACGGGCAGGAAGACCTGGCGTACAAGCTGGCAAACGGGGGCTACAAAACGGTACTTACCTGTGTAACCAACCTGTATTTTGATATGGCCAACTACAAATCGTTTGATGAGCCGGGCTATTATTGGGGCGCGTTCTTAGGGATCGATAAATTTTTCTCGTTTATCCCTTACGATTACTTTAAAAATGCAGATGTTGACAAGAACGGCCTCCCTATCAACCGCAATTTGTTTTTAGGCAAGCAACGCCTTACCGATTATGGCAAAACCAACATTATAGGCCTGCAGGGTGCGCTTTGGGGCGAAACCGTAAAGAGCGCGGAGCGTATGGATTACATGATATTCCCTAAACTGACAGGTTTAGCCGAGCGCGCCTGGGCTAAGGACCCGGCCTGGGCTACCGAACGCGACACCACTAAAGCCCGGGAACTTTACAACCAGGACTGGAGCAAATTTCTGAATATTTTGGGCAAGCGCGAGCTGCCGCGCCTGGCTTACTATAACGACGGGTACAACTTCCGCATCCCTAAACCGGGGGTGGTGTTGCAGGATGGGAAATATTACAGCAATATCCAGTTCCCCGGCATGACCATACGTTACACCACCAACGGTAAAGAGCCGGATGCCGGCAGCCCGGTTTATACCGGACCGGTAAATGCCAATGGCATTGTAAAATTCCGCGCGTTTGATGCTAAAGGGCGTGGGGGCAATGTAGCCGAACTGCAGAATAAGGAAAGCCCGGCGTTGTAA